A window of Rhododendron vialii isolate Sample 1 chromosome 11a, ASM3025357v1 contains these coding sequences:
- the LOC131308862 gene encoding uncharacterized protein LOC131308862 isoform X1 produces MNRILLTTLLMDAPPYNNNTSRVSKLQNFKGNVSPLNTQRDSNNSNHQFFVGGGRFHHPSNSPTFDPYTSSFDKSNLENLDPAALIRYLRSVSPASPDAGDGFKTPAVMIGGSGGFGSSSSPLRAVENLVETLPSRSPPVFKTPVKVEEDVLVMDGILVGGSVSGGRMRLSAASDPSGGTSSSGSNSSAYKREICRSWEDSSFCRHGSKCQFAHGKEEVRPSRFPSKTKSEICKSYSGSGSCSYGAKCRFSHHKVITASSPTERAVAAVKAAKTQSISPIKPENSNDSTSSSGSKTIRSSITVTNTDWSPMDDGIMVSLPSSASVDEIPSREAVDAYINSVLYGPPHGKRLPVFAEICPE; encoded by the exons ATGAATCGGATTCTATTGA CAACACTACTCATGGACGCACCACCGTACAACAACAACACTTCACGAGTCTCGAAGCTTCAAAACTTCAAGGGCAACGTGTCACCGCTCAACACGCAACGAGACAGCAACAACAGCAACCACCAGTTCTTCGTCGGCGGCGGCCGCTTTCACCATCCGTCCAACAGTCCGACCTTCGATCCGTACACGTCATCCTTCGACAAGTCCAATTTGGAGAATCTAGACCCCGCCGCGCTCATCAGGTACCTCCGGTCCGTGTCCCCGGCGTCTCCGGACGCCGGCGACGGTTTCAAAACTCCGGCGGTCATGATCGGAGGAAGCGGTGGATTTGGATCGTCATCGTCGCCGCTGAGGGCGGTGGAGAACTTGGTGGAGACGCTGCCGTCGAGGTCGCCGCCGGTGTTCAAGACGCCTGTGAAGGTGGAGGAGGATGTGTTGGTGATGGACGGTATTCTGGTGGGAGGATCGGTTTCTGGTGGGAGGATGAGGTTGTCGGCGGCGTCTGATCCTTCTGGTGGAACGTCGTCGTCCGGGAGTAATAGTAGTGCTTATAAGAGGGAGATATGTAGGTCTTGGGAGGATTCTAGCTTCTGTCGCCATGGCTCCAAAtgccag TTTGCACATGGAAAGGAAGAGGTCCGTCCGTCTCGATTCCCCAGCAAGACCAAATCTGAG ATTTGCAAGTCATACTCTGGTTCAGGATCATGCTCGTATGGTGCAAAGTGCCGCTTCTCCCATCACAAGGTCATCACAGCTTCATCACCAACAGAACGAGCAGTGGCAGCCGTGAAAGCGGCAAAAACCCAATCAATCTCACCCATCAAACCAGAAAACTCCAATGATAGTACCAGCAGCAGTGGCAGTAAAACTATCAGAAGCAGCATCACTGTCACAAACACTGACTGGTCTCCTATGGATGATGGCATCATGGTTTCCTTACCTTCTTCTGCTTCAGTTGATGAAATCCCATCAAGGGAAGCTGTGGATGCATACATAAATAGTGTTCTCTATGGGCCTCCTCACGGGAAGAGGTTGCCAGTATTTGCTGAAATTTGTCCAGAGTAG
- the LOC131308862 gene encoding uncharacterized protein LOC131308862 isoform X2, whose protein sequence is MDAPPYNNNTSRVSKLQNFKGNVSPLNTQRDSNNSNHQFFVGGGRFHHPSNSPTFDPYTSSFDKSNLENLDPAALIRYLRSVSPASPDAGDGFKTPAVMIGGSGGFGSSSSPLRAVENLVETLPSRSPPVFKTPVKVEEDVLVMDGILVGGSVSGGRMRLSAASDPSGGTSSSGSNSSAYKREICRSWEDSSFCRHGSKCQFAHGKEEVRPSRFPSKTKSEICKSYSGSGSCSYGAKCRFSHHKVITASSPTERAVAAVKAAKTQSISPIKPENSNDSTSSSGSKTIRSSITVTNTDWSPMDDGIMVSLPSSASVDEIPSREAVDAYINSVLYGPPHGKRLPVFAEICPE, encoded by the exons ATGGACGCACCACCGTACAACAACAACACTTCACGAGTCTCGAAGCTTCAAAACTTCAAGGGCAACGTGTCACCGCTCAACACGCAACGAGACAGCAACAACAGCAACCACCAGTTCTTCGTCGGCGGCGGCCGCTTTCACCATCCGTCCAACAGTCCGACCTTCGATCCGTACACGTCATCCTTCGACAAGTCCAATTTGGAGAATCTAGACCCCGCCGCGCTCATCAGGTACCTCCGGTCCGTGTCCCCGGCGTCTCCGGACGCCGGCGACGGTTTCAAAACTCCGGCGGTCATGATCGGAGGAAGCGGTGGATTTGGATCGTCATCGTCGCCGCTGAGGGCGGTGGAGAACTTGGTGGAGACGCTGCCGTCGAGGTCGCCGCCGGTGTTCAAGACGCCTGTGAAGGTGGAGGAGGATGTGTTGGTGATGGACGGTATTCTGGTGGGAGGATCGGTTTCTGGTGGGAGGATGAGGTTGTCGGCGGCGTCTGATCCTTCTGGTGGAACGTCGTCGTCCGGGAGTAATAGTAGTGCTTATAAGAGGGAGATATGTAGGTCTTGGGAGGATTCTAGCTTCTGTCGCCATGGCTCCAAAtgccag TTTGCACATGGAAAGGAAGAGGTCCGTCCGTCTCGATTCCCCAGCAAGACCAAATCTGAG ATTTGCAAGTCATACTCTGGTTCAGGATCATGCTCGTATGGTGCAAAGTGCCGCTTCTCCCATCACAAGGTCATCACAGCTTCATCACCAACAGAACGAGCAGTGGCAGCCGTGAAAGCGGCAAAAACCCAATCAATCTCACCCATCAAACCAGAAAACTCCAATGATAGTACCAGCAGCAGTGGCAGTAAAACTATCAGAAGCAGCATCACTGTCACAAACACTGACTGGTCTCCTATGGATGATGGCATCATGGTTTCCTTACCTTCTTCTGCTTCAGTTGATGAAATCCCATCAAGGGAAGCTGTGGATGCATACATAAATAGTGTTCTCTATGGGCCTCCTCACGGGAAGAGGTTGCCAGTATTTGCTGAAATTTGTCCAGAGTAG
- the LOC131308861 gene encoding uncharacterized protein LOC131308861 produces the protein MDLNKSGVLSCNGELTKNAYGDTTLRLECFGYGSIDAGFGGARSDPGDMLFPSNAPDDGCGLVLGLGPTPSTYSGGKCKSLVPIVHHGLFSESDSTLKLGLFGGNEEVSATIEHSVSTRTNPNLPHLRNHVSKDGKRLGIPIVDEGSSSAKKSGGYMPSLLLAPRIDPTKNLFQAQELLEPRTKYNFSPSQLSCEPSAITEYSISTFSGVSSDRRTSNPKKCKFEGCSKVARGATGLCIGHGGGQRCQKPGCNKGAESRTAYCKAHGGGKRCQRLGCTKSAEGRTEFCIAHGGGRRCGHKDGCTKAARGKSGLCIKHGGGKRCKVEGCTRSAEGQIGLCISHGGGRRCHFIGCTKGAQGSTVYCKAHGGGKRCVFAGCTKGAEGSTPLCKGHGGGKRCLHDGGGICPKSVHGGTNFCVAHGGGKRCSIPGCGKSARGRTDCCVKHGGGKRCKVENCGKSAQGSTEFCKAHGGGKRCNWGDGKCEKFARGKSGLCAAHCSLVQEREVNKGGMLGPGLFHGLVSSSSTGASNYSSSGASVVSDSIDSTEKPAKKQCLMPPQVLVPLSMMSSLRHSSSDKQAEGSIGSSGDARKGLDFVMTEGRVHGGGLMSFMGGNLNNAIDGI, from the coding sequence ATGGATCTCAACAAAAGTGGCGTGTTGTCCTGCAACGGTGAGCTCACAAAGAACGCTTACGGTGATACCACTTTGCGTTTGGAGTGCTTTGGTTATGGAAGCATTGATGCTGGATTTGGGGGTGCTCGATCTGATCCAGGAGACATGCTTTTTCCTTCCAATGCCCCTGACGATGGTTGCGGATTGGTACTTGGATTAGGTCCAACACCAAGTACATATTCTGGTGGTAAATGCAAAAGTTTGGTCCCTATCGTGCATCATGGTTTGTTCTCAGAAAGTGATTCCACCCTAAAACTAGGCCTTTTTGGTGGGAATGAGGAAGTTTCAGCCACAATTGAGCATTCAGTTTCCACACGGACTAATCCAAATCTACCTCATCTCCGTAACCACGTATCCAAAGATGGAAAAAGACTTGGAATTCCCATTGTAGACGAGGGTTCTTCCTCAGCCAAGAAATCAGGTGGATATATGCCTTCCCTTCTTTTGGCTCCAAGAATTGATCCAACCAAAAATCTCTTCCAAGCTCAAGAACTTCTAGAACCAAGGACCAAATACAATTTCAGTCCTTCCCAGCTAAGCTGTGAGCCTTCAGCCATCACAGAATACTCAATCAGCACTTTCTCTGGGGTATCATCCGATCGCAGAACCAGCAATCCCAAGAAATGCAAATTTGAGGGGTGTTCAAAAGTGGCGCGAGGAGCAACAGGTCTTTGTATTGGCCATGGAGGCGGACAGAGGTGCCAGAAACCTGGGTGTAATAAAGGTGCTGAGAGCAGAACCGCCTACTGTAAGGCTCATGGAGGTGGTAAGAGGTGCCAGCGACTGGGTTGTACCAAAAGTGCAGAGGGTAGGACAGAATTTTGCATAGCACATGGCGGTGGAAGGAGGTGTGGGCATAAAGACGGGTGCACAAAGGCAGCACGGGGGAAATCAGGACTTTGCATTAAACATGGTGGTGGGAAAAGGTGTAAAGTAGAAGGCTGCACAAGAAGTGCCGAAGGACAAATTGGCCTTTGCATTTCCCACGGTGGGGGCCGCCGCTGCCACTTCATTGGTTGTACCAAGGGGGCTCAGGGGAGCACCGTGTATTGTAAAGCACACGGTGGCGGAAAGCGGTGCGTGTTCGCTGGGTGCACCAAAGGTGCTGAAGGGAGCACACCGTTATGCAAAGGACATGGTGGAGGTAAGCGTTGCCTTCATGATGGTGGTGGGATTTGCCCTAAGAGTGTACACGGAGGCACGAATTTCTGCGTTGCCCACGGTGGTGGAAAGAGGTGTAGTATCCCAGGGTGCGGTAAGAGTGCGCGGGGACGAACAGATTGCTGTGTGAAGCACGGTGGAGGGAAGCGTTGTAAGGTTGAAAACTGTGGGAAGAGTGCCCAAGGTAGCACGGAATTCTGTAAGGCCCACGGCGGGGGGAAACGGTGCAACTGGGGAGATGGGAAATGCGAAAAGTTTGCCAGAGGGAAGAGCGGACTTTGTGCTGCTCACTGCAGTTTGGTTCAAGAGAGGGAGGTGAACAAGGGAGGGATGCTTGGGCCTGGACTCTTCCACGGTCTTGTCTCTTCGTCATCAACTGGTGCGAGCAACTATTCTTCCTCTGGAGCGAGCGTTGTCTCGGATTCTATCGACTCGACGGAGAAGCCGGCTAAAAAACAGTGTCTCATGCCTCCTCAGGTATTGGTTCCTCTGTCGATGATGTCCTCACTGCGTCACTCGAGTTCTGATAAACAAGCGGAAGGAAGCATTGGTAGCAGCGGCGACGCGAGAAAGGgtttggattttgtgatgaCAGAAGGGAGGGTGCATGGTGGGGGACTCATGTCATTTATGGGTGGGAATTTGAACAATGCAATTGATGGGATCTGA